The following proteins are encoded in a genomic region of Vulpes vulpes isolate BD-2025 chromosome X, VulVul3, whole genome shotgun sequence:
- the LOC140596139 gene encoding PWWP domain-containing DNA repair factor 3B-like yields the protein MDADYVLCNWKGHLWPARVLSRSGVSPRNKRKGALSLEVEIFSVDEKIKVKSTDVKILNESQIESITSLLTAYSKASVPAGQEVPYTLTVALEILKERADVRPGGASDDPETTTPFRRGPRKLSLKNYRKAKGILLRRLRKRRNLKSRLLRSQRLDAPEGGQSQAHTTVTPVPRKRRAKSSPSSSRHPNLPSLSEDGGEKEGKEKRDTSRVRSSHGIAKEEGTGAEDGGILPSLPPGLNLTVPEKVLEEEAPDTHAQTPAASSERSASPGNVEDQGEGPWDPGLEAVAASSSAPNLRPRCSLRLANRRRKLQVQELEKGLQESRPSASSKAVSPTTAIKKDVSQEMGQLTSMLSPQEPCPIEGGMMVWFKFQNHPFWPAVVKSVSQAEQTARVLLIEANMHAEMSGIRVPLRRLKPLECKEKETLMKRARKVYEQSVNWCFSLISHYREGLTCGSFAGSFLDYFAADVSYPVRKAIQDGDLEADFPKVNYADLEDSEEETSAGGKRPRKKILPDRMRAARDRANQRLVDFIVKTKGADHHLLDIVKGRKQSRWLASFLNSNRYTLCIETYLEDEDQLDVVVGHLQEIYKQIDRKRMTLARDDKVSFVVEVLLPEAIICSIAALDGLGYKEAEEMYLQGPPVHYREKQLFDNNILKQMRKRSAPGLKANK from the coding sequence ATGGATGCTGACTATGTCCTATGCAATTGGAAAGGCCACTTGTGGCCAGCAAGGGTTTTGTCCAGATCCGGGGTCTCACcaagaaataagaggaaaggaGCACTTTCTCTAGAAGTTGAAATATTCTCGgtagatgaaaaaattaaagtgaaaagcACAGATGTAAAGATCCTAAACGAGTCTCAGATTGAATCCATTACCTCCTTGCTAACAGCCTATTCGAAGGCCAGTGTCCCAGCGGGACAGGAAGTGCCTTACACTCTTACAGTGGCATTGGAGATTCTGAAGGAGAGAGCAGATGTGCGCCCAGGAGGAGCATCAGATGATCCAGAGACCACTACACCATTCCGAAGGGGACCAAGAAAGCTATCTCTTAAAAACTACCGGAAGGCCAAAGGGATCTTACTGAGGCGTCTCAGGAAACGCAGAAACCTCAAATCGCGGCTGCTGCGTTCTCAGAGACTGGACGCCCCAGAAGGCGGCCAATCACAGGCACACACAACCGTCACTCCCGTTCCAAGGAAAAGGCGAGCAAAGTCCTCACCAAGCTCCAGCAGGCACCCGAACTTACCGTCGCTTTCAGAAGATGGTGGTGAGAAAGAGggcaaggaaaagagggacacctCAAGAGTTAGGTCCTCGCATGGCATAGCCAAGGAGGAGGGTACCGGTGCTGAAGATGGAGGCATCCTTCCATCTCTGCCACCAGGTCTCAACCTCACTGTGCCTGAGAAGGTTCTGGAAGAAGAGGCACCTGACACCCACGCACAGACCCCGGCTGCCTCCTCTGAGCGCTCTGCCTCCCCTGGGAATGTTGAGGACCAAGGAGAGGGTCCCTGGGATCCAGGCTTGGAAGCTGTGGCAGCCTCCTCCAGTGCCCCTAACCTGAGGCCGCGTTGTTCACTCCGTCTGGCAAACAGGAGAAGGAAGCTACAGGTACAAGAGCTTGAGAAAGGGCTGCAGGAATCTCGACCTTCGGCCAGCTCAAAGGCTGTGAGCCCCACCACTGCTATTAAGAAGGATGTCAGCCAGGAAATGGGACAACTGACCAGCATGCTTTCTCCACAGGAGCCTTGTCCCATTGAAGGAGGAATGATGGTCTggtttaaatttcaaaatcaccCCTTTTGGCCAGCGGTGGTAAAGAGCGTCAGCCAAGCAGAGCAGACTGCAAGGGTGCTTTTGATTGAGGCAAACATGCACGCTGAAATGAGTGGCATTCGAGTTCCTCTTCGAAGATTAAAGCCCCTggaatgcaaagagaaagaaacactgaTGAAGAGAGCCAGGAAAGTGTACGAGCAAAGTGTGAACTGGTGCTTCTCCCTGATTTCTCACTACAGAGAAGGGCTCACTTGTGGGTCTTTTGCAGGCTCCTTCCTGGACTATTTTGCTGCTGACGTCAGTTACCCAGTTAGGAAAGCCATCCAGGATGGGGACCTGGAGGCTGACTTCCCGAAGGTCAATTATGCCGACCTGGAGGATTCTGAGGAGGAGACCTCCGCGGGCGGGAAGAGGCCCCGCAAGAAGATTCTCCCTGACCGGATGAGGGCTGCTCGGGACCGAGCCAACCAGAGGCTCGTGGACTTCATCGTGAAAACGAAAGGGGCCGATCACCACCTTCTGGACATTGTCAAAGGCAGGAAACAGTCCAGGTGGCTGGCATCATTTCTGAATTCGAACAGGTACACGCTCTGCATTGAAACATACCTGGAGGATGAAGACCAGTTGGATGTTGTGGTGGGACATTTACAAGAAATCTACAAACAAATAGACAGGAAGAGGATGACTCTGGCAAGGGACGACAAAGTGAGTTTTGTTGTGGAAGTTCTTCTGCCAGAAGCAATCATTTGTTCAATTGCTGCACTTGATGGATTAGGTTACAAGGAGGCAGAAGAAATGTACCTACAGGGCCCACCCGTGCATTACCGGGAAAAACAGCTGTTTGATAACAATATCCTAAAGCAAATGCGAAAGAGATCGGCACCCGGGCTCAAGGCTAATAAGTAA